The Coffea arabica cultivar ET-39 chromosome 1e, Coffea Arabica ET-39 HiFi, whole genome shotgun sequence genome has a window encoding:
- the LOC140014989 gene encoding uncharacterized protein isoform X1 translates to MVGLIFGPANDTQKRLEKETGAKVRVYGTRAVTGEKVEVTTPDGNETCGSYDELHVHVSADTYEKIDAAVALIELLVTPVSTFQGNPASITVTSTATSGDNVNSGAPSQGTPGTNVPAGVASGVAQPSVGSGPAPSPNHFQQYSGPWFPVGAPQTHAFPSSGFAAAPVHLSPSQFNPSSMLPIFGPRPVVTVGFTPVPQNPSLITSGPQQPQVLQRPYISHPPPLSASQPAPIQSNVTSPQLSTNQSAPTGPTQFGSSISISYQPPYAGSSIVPVNTPTSIGAGNMMSMTPATTGLQGHPSMASHPLAVSRAAPPNIFPITQQSALQSAGAAVNHPANVPYFNSSSHFQQGLSLSPLPSAAKVPGPMQSVMPRAVIPNSSPNVVPGSTPLLSPVTSSSTLLHPASGIPNSGPAGAVSFNAINPANMTAPRPQQPSSNDFTFQPHRPHNPALEVAHRPNTQPILLHPNQSAQPYQESQISPVQPGMHMLRLPPANPGFSRPNVGNQMMQPRAQTSVNFPSSPTALLGPPRHAPFPGSNAAPLLQPRNFNLDPPFVNADGIPRAGGPMQIQQNYPPSATRPPSFVAPNQHINSNISFQPAAGLSSRASGVQQVYDPFSPTSVSLNTHLSSNRAKIQKQESDPEYEDLMASVGVK, encoded by the exons ATGGTTGGTTTAATTTTTGGGCCAGCAAATGACACTCAAAAGCGACTGGAAAAG GAAACTGGAGCTAAAGTACGAGTTTATGGAACAAGAGCAGTTACTGGAGAAAAG GTTGAAGTTACTACTCCTGATGGTAATGAAACATGTGGTAGTTATGATGAGTTGCACGTTCATGTATCAGCTGACACATATGAAAAGATTGATGCTGCGGTGGCTCTTATTGAACTGCTAGTCACCCCAGTTTCG ACTTTTCAGGGGAATCCTGCTTCCATTACTGTAACATCAACTGCAACATCTGGTGACAATGTGAATAGTGGTGCTCCGAGTCAAGGCACACCTGGTACTAATGTGCCTGCTGGTGTGGCAAGTGGAGTGGCTCAGCCAAGTGTAGGATCTGGACCAGCACCTTCACCTAATCACTTTCAGCAGTACTCAGGGCCTTGGTTTCCTGTGGGTGCACCTCAGACACATGCCTTTCCATCATCAGGTTTTGCTGCGGCTCCTGTCCATTTGTCTCCATCACAGTTCAATCCCTCAAGTATGCTGCCAATATTTGGTCCTCGGCCAGTTGTCACAGTGGGATTTACTCCGGTTCCCCAGAATCCTTCACTTATTACCTCCGGGCCACAGCAACCACAAGTTCTGCAGAGGCCATACATTTCACATCCGCCACCTTTGTCAGCTTCACAACCTGCACCTATTCAATCAAATGTCACATCACCACAATTATCTACTAACCAGTCAGCACCAACTGGGCCCACCCAGTTTGGGAGTTCAATATCTATTTCTTACCAGCCACCTTATGCTGGATCATCTATAGTACCAGTGAACACTCCAACATCCATTGGAGCTGGAAATATGATGTCAATGACCCCTGCAACAACTGGTCTGCAGGGCCACCCCTCCATGGCTTCTCATCCTTTGGCTGTGTCCAGAGCTGCACCGCCAAATATCTTTCCAATTACCCAGCAATCTGCTTTGCAGTCAGCTGGTGCTGCAGTTAATCATCCCGCAAATGTCCCATACTTCAACTCTAGTTCCCACTTCCAACAGGGGCTTTCACTTTCTCCACTACCTTCAGCAGCAAAAGTACCTGGTCCCATGCAGTCTGTTATGCCACGAGCTGTGATACCTAATTCATCTCCCAATGTGGTACCAGGATCCACCCCTCTTCTTTCACCAGTGACATCTTCATCAACACTACTACATCCAGCTTCAGGAATTCCTAATTCTGGTCCTGCTGGTGCTGTCAGTTTTAATGCCATTAACCCTGCAAATATGACTGCTCCCAGACCACAGCAACCCAGCTCAAATGATTTTACTTTTCAGCCTCACCGGCCACACAATCCAGCCCTTGAAGTTGCTCATAGACCAAATACTCAACCTATACTTTTACATCCAAATCAATCAGCACAGCCATATCAGGAATCTCAGATTTCACCTGTTCAGCCAGGAATGCACATGTTGAGACTACCACCTGCAAATCCAGGGTTTTCTAGGCCTAATGTTGGCAATCAAATGATGCAGCCTAGAGCTCAAACGTCTGTTAACTTTCCCAGTAGTCCAACAGCGCTTCTGGGTCCACCTAGGCATGCACCATTTCCAGGTTCGAATGCTGCTCCTCTACTGCAACCAAGAAACTTCAATTTAGATCCCCCATTCGTCAATGCAGATGGAATTCCTCGAGCAGGGGGCCCAATGCAAATTCAGCAAAACTACCCTCCATCGGCAACTAGGCCGCCAAGTTTTGTTGCTCCAAATCAACATATTAACAGTAATATTTCCTTTCAACCTGCTGCTGGGCTATCTTCTAGAGCTTCTGGAGTACAGCAAGTGTATGATCCCTTCTCGCCAACATCTGTTTCTCTTAATACTCATTTAAGCAGTAACAGAGCAAAGATTCAGAAACAGGAGAGTGATCCAGAGTACGAAGACCTGATGGCCTCAGTCGGTGTAAAGTAA
- the LOC140014989 gene encoding uncharacterized protein isoform X2, with protein MVGLIFGPANDTQKRLEKETGAKVRVYGTRAVTGEKVEVTTPDGNETCGSYDELHVHVSADTYEKIDAAVALIELLVTPVSGNPASITVTSTATSGDNVNSGAPSQGTPGTNVPAGVASGVAQPSVGSGPAPSPNHFQQYSGPWFPVGAPQTHAFPSSGFAAAPVHLSPSQFNPSSMLPIFGPRPVVTVGFTPVPQNPSLITSGPQQPQVLQRPYISHPPPLSASQPAPIQSNVTSPQLSTNQSAPTGPTQFGSSISISYQPPYAGSSIVPVNTPTSIGAGNMMSMTPATTGLQGHPSMASHPLAVSRAAPPNIFPITQQSALQSAGAAVNHPANVPYFNSSSHFQQGLSLSPLPSAAKVPGPMQSVMPRAVIPNSSPNVVPGSTPLLSPVTSSSTLLHPASGIPNSGPAGAVSFNAINPANMTAPRPQQPSSNDFTFQPHRPHNPALEVAHRPNTQPILLHPNQSAQPYQESQISPVQPGMHMLRLPPANPGFSRPNVGNQMMQPRAQTSVNFPSSPTALLGPPRHAPFPGSNAAPLLQPRNFNLDPPFVNADGIPRAGGPMQIQQNYPPSATRPPSFVAPNQHINSNISFQPAAGLSSRASGVQQVYDPFSPTSVSLNTHLSSNRAKIQKQESDPEYEDLMASVGVK; from the exons ATGGTTGGTTTAATTTTTGGGCCAGCAAATGACACTCAAAAGCGACTGGAAAAG GAAACTGGAGCTAAAGTACGAGTTTATGGAACAAGAGCAGTTACTGGAGAAAAG GTTGAAGTTACTACTCCTGATGGTAATGAAACATGTGGTAGTTATGATGAGTTGCACGTTCATGTATCAGCTGACACATATGAAAAGATTGATGCTGCGGTGGCTCTTATTGAACTGCTAGTCACCCCAGTTTCG GGGAATCCTGCTTCCATTACTGTAACATCAACTGCAACATCTGGTGACAATGTGAATAGTGGTGCTCCGAGTCAAGGCACACCTGGTACTAATGTGCCTGCTGGTGTGGCAAGTGGAGTGGCTCAGCCAAGTGTAGGATCTGGACCAGCACCTTCACCTAATCACTTTCAGCAGTACTCAGGGCCTTGGTTTCCTGTGGGTGCACCTCAGACACATGCCTTTCCATCATCAGGTTTTGCTGCGGCTCCTGTCCATTTGTCTCCATCACAGTTCAATCCCTCAAGTATGCTGCCAATATTTGGTCCTCGGCCAGTTGTCACAGTGGGATTTACTCCGGTTCCCCAGAATCCTTCACTTATTACCTCCGGGCCACAGCAACCACAAGTTCTGCAGAGGCCATACATTTCACATCCGCCACCTTTGTCAGCTTCACAACCTGCACCTATTCAATCAAATGTCACATCACCACAATTATCTACTAACCAGTCAGCACCAACTGGGCCCACCCAGTTTGGGAGTTCAATATCTATTTCTTACCAGCCACCTTATGCTGGATCATCTATAGTACCAGTGAACACTCCAACATCCATTGGAGCTGGAAATATGATGTCAATGACCCCTGCAACAACTGGTCTGCAGGGCCACCCCTCCATGGCTTCTCATCCTTTGGCTGTGTCCAGAGCTGCACCGCCAAATATCTTTCCAATTACCCAGCAATCTGCTTTGCAGTCAGCTGGTGCTGCAGTTAATCATCCCGCAAATGTCCCATACTTCAACTCTAGTTCCCACTTCCAACAGGGGCTTTCACTTTCTCCACTACCTTCAGCAGCAAAAGTACCTGGTCCCATGCAGTCTGTTATGCCACGAGCTGTGATACCTAATTCATCTCCCAATGTGGTACCAGGATCCACCCCTCTTCTTTCACCAGTGACATCTTCATCAACACTACTACATCCAGCTTCAGGAATTCCTAATTCTGGTCCTGCTGGTGCTGTCAGTTTTAATGCCATTAACCCTGCAAATATGACTGCTCCCAGACCACAGCAACCCAGCTCAAATGATTTTACTTTTCAGCCTCACCGGCCACACAATCCAGCCCTTGAAGTTGCTCATAGACCAAATACTCAACCTATACTTTTACATCCAAATCAATCAGCACAGCCATATCAGGAATCTCAGATTTCACCTGTTCAGCCAGGAATGCACATGTTGAGACTACCACCTGCAAATCCAGGGTTTTCTAGGCCTAATGTTGGCAATCAAATGATGCAGCCTAGAGCTCAAACGTCTGTTAACTTTCCCAGTAGTCCAACAGCGCTTCTGGGTCCACCTAGGCATGCACCATTTCCAGGTTCGAATGCTGCTCCTCTACTGCAACCAAGAAACTTCAATTTAGATCCCCCATTCGTCAATGCAGATGGAATTCCTCGAGCAGGGGGCCCAATGCAAATTCAGCAAAACTACCCTCCATCGGCAACTAGGCCGCCAAGTTTTGTTGCTCCAAATCAACATATTAACAGTAATATTTCCTTTCAACCTGCTGCTGGGCTATCTTCTAGAGCTTCTGGAGTACAGCAAGTGTATGATCCCTTCTCGCCAACATCTGTTTCTCTTAATACTCATTTAAGCAGTAACAGAGCAAAGATTCAGAAACAGGAGAGTGATCCAGAGTACGAAGACCTGATGGCCTCAGTCGGTGTAAAGTAA
- the LOC140021665 gene encoding uncharacterized protein, producing MGSLVGHVIPGFGFFLIGLWHLVNHIRLHFLHPKSYTSLPWFPTSKFRYFELLLIMGGCIASISMELFISPARHQPLDPDGTIPSNHLHNFEHSNISLTIFIYALFSIILDKIQPPAQYGLTQMLGAIAFGQEYLLFHLHSTDHTGVEGQYHWLLQIVILVSFFTTLLCIGYPQNFLNNFIRSLSILFQGVWLMVMGIMLWTPEYIPKGCFMNLEDGHYVVRCHDLEALARAKSLVNIQFSWYLVGVTVFGMCLYLGLYKVFPGKAEYQSLTKLEDDDDFRFRKETKTLF from the coding sequence ATGGGCAGTTTGGTAGGACATGTGATACCTGGATTTGGTTTCTTTCTGATTGGACTCTGGCATTTAGTTAACCATATCAGGCTTCACTTTCTCCATCCAAAATCCTACACATCTTTGCCATGGTTTCCCACTTCAAAATTCAGGTACTTCGAACTTCTCTTGATCATGGGAGGCTGCATTGCCTCAATATCCATGGAACTCTTCATTAGTCCGGCCAGGCACCAACCATTGGACCCTGATGGCACCATCCCATCAAACCATCTTCACAACTTTGAGCACTCGAACATATCCTTGACTATCTTCATTTATGCACTTTTCTCCATCATCCTAGACAAAATCCAGCCCCCAGCTCAATATGGCCTGACCCAAATGCTCGGAGCCATTGCCTTCGGCCAGGAATatctcctcttccatctccACTCTACTGATCACACGGGTGTGGAAGGCCAATACCACTGGCTTCTACAAATTGTCATACTTGTGTCATTTTTCACTACCCTATTATGCATAGGTTACCCCCAGAActtcttgaataattttatAAGGTCTCTTAGCATCTTGTTCCAAGGAGTTTGGCTGATGGTCATGGGAATCATGCTTTGGACACCAGAGTACATTCCCAAAGGCTGTTTTATGAACTTGGAAGATGGTCATTATGTTGTTAGATGCCATGATCTTGAAGCCCTTGCCAGAGCTAAATCATTGGTGAACATTCAATTTAGCTGGTATCTAGTTGGAGTTACAGTTTTTGGTATGTGTCTTTACTTGGGACTCTACAAAGTGTTCCCTGGAAAAGCTGAGTATCAATCTTTAACAAAATTggaggatgatgatgattttaggttcagaaaagaaacaaagacGCTTTTCTAG
- the LOC113735520 gene encoding uncharacterized protein, which produces MKSRLAASVYPLLVGEWRRDVCKSISLASMFPTFNGRCHFVSRFCYLGLQSPVRAMHTSTVEDDFSELGPPVAGNATMPLKLVTEKVEPFLRKTDFGGKASLSRSFPAECRSGIKDTNLNLHKSFQTSNFKLQDNNDVSTLAVNHKGPIQVDSTTFVNQKWRKDSSCSISVQNVPSTLSLSDLVQAISTFGKISGACIRSSPDGSTCCVVDFENSESSMRAVLAGGITVESVHLSIHPLHSPEIASIRIQGIGKETTDPTIHTICKSIGALEGLAKAGKDAVDTFFRVENDAELQTIIKRLNGMKIDDYCWSAYQLSSNTTSSMIMERGDAKSKLGLLMNNRLFELKGRLDCMKVYSEDLQLLHLGILHLEGLPTLSNPSQTD; this is translated from the exons ATGAAGTCGAGACTCGCTGCTTCAGTTTATCCGCTACTCGTTG GTGAAtggagaagagacgtttgtaaATCCATTTCGCTTGCTTCAATGTTCCCCACCTTCAATGGAAGATGCCATTTTGTGAGCAG GTTCTGCTACCTAGGACTTCAGAGCCCAGTCAGGGCAATGCATACTTCCACTGTCGAAGATGACTTCTCAGAATTAGGCCCACCCGTGGCTGGAAATGCTACTATGCCACTGAAATTGGTCACAGAGAAAGTAGAACCTTTTTTG CGTAAAACTGACTTTGGAGGCAAAGCATCACTGAGCAGGTCTTTTCCTGCAGAATGTAGATCGGGCATAAAGGATACTAACCTAAATCTTCATAAATCTTTTCAAACTTCAAACTTCAAACTTCAGGACAACAACGATGTTTCTACCTTAGCAGTTAACCACAAGGGTCCCATACAAGTAGATAGTACAACATTCGTTAACCAGAAGTGGAGAAAGGATAGTTCTTGCTCTATTTCAGTTCAGAATGTTCCTTCAACTCTTAGCCTTTCTGATCTGGTTCAAGCAATTTCAACATTTGGAAAGATTTCTGGTGCATGTATCAGGAGTTCCCCTGATGGCTCTACTTGTTGCGTTGTTGACTTTGAG AATTCAGAATCAAGCATGAGAGCGGTTTTGGCTGGTGGGATTACAGTTGAGAGTGTTCATCTTTCAATTCATCCTTTACATTCCCCAGAGATAGCTAGCATCCGAATTCAGGGGATTGGCAAAGAGACTACTGATCCAACAATCCATACTATCTGTAAGTCAATTGGTGCACTGGAGGGATTGGCTAAGGCAGGCAAGGATGCTGTAGATACCTTCTTTAGAGTGGAGAATGACGCAGAGCTGCAAACTATAATAAAAAG GTTAAATGGCATGAAAATTGATGATTATTGCTGGTCTGCTTACCAACTTTCAAGTAACACTACCTCAAGTATGATTATGGAGAGAGGGGATGCCAAAAGCAAGTTGGGATTGCTAATGAATAATCGCCTCTTTGAATTGAAAGGGCGACTGGATTGTATGAAAGTGTACTCTGAGGATTTGCAGCTTCTGCATCTTGGAATACTCCACCTTGAAGGGTTGCCTACCCTGAGTAATCCAAGTCAAACTGACTGA
- the LOC113735527 gene encoding uncharacterized protein, producing MGSEANSSSSASSAAVAAAGSPSGKRSRDPEDEVYLDNLHSHKRYLSEIMASSLNGLTVGDHLPYNIMDSPARSESIFYLRDEMSLEYSPMSEDSDDSRYYETSINTCSAQPESRPTSPVSPYRNQRQLIGVSSGLPTTSYAAHSCPSAPATSSQSRQRGSDSEGRFPSSPSDICHSADLRRAALLRSVQMRTQPLGSSSFDPPSSSVQEPGHNMETEDRPCSYMKSLVDDTGYQIEECSPLTIEPKNQEKSCATFNTNLRRDDPGE from the exons ATGGGTTCGGAAGCGAACTCCTCCTCCTCTGCGTCATCGGCGGCGGTGGCGGCAGCGGGGTCTCCTAGTGGGAAACGAAGTAGAGATCCCGAGGACGAGGTTTATCTTGACAATCTCCATTCCCACAAGCGTTATCTCAGCGAG ATAATGGCCTCAAGTTTGAATGGGTTGACAGTTGGTGATCACCTGCCTTATAATATCATGGATTCCCCTGCAAGGTCTGAAAGCATTTTCTATTTGAG GGATGAGATGTCTTTGGAATACTCTCCCATGTCTGAAGATTCTGATGACTCTCGGTACTATGAAACTTCTATCAATACTTGTTCGGCTCAGCCTGAGAGCAGACCAACCAGTCCTGTATCGCCTTATAGGAACCAAAGACAGCTGATTGGGGTTTCTTCAGGCCTTCCCACCACATCGTATGCTGCACATAGTTGTCCTTCTGCACCTGCCACATCTTCACAATCTCGTCAACGAGGCTCAGATTCTGAGGGTCGTTTTCCATCATCACCCAGTGATATATGCCACTCTGCAGATTTGAGGAGAGCTGCACTTCTACGTTCCGTGCAAATGAGGACACAACCTTTAGGGTCATCATCATTTGATCCACCATCGAGTTCAGTTCAGGAGCCTGGGCATAATATGGAAACAGAAGATCGCCCATGTTCTTATATGAAGTCTTTAGTAGATGATACGGGATACCAGATTGAAGAATGCTCCCCATTGACGATAGAGCCTAAAAACCAGGAAAAATCTTGTGCAACTTTTAACACGAATTTGAGAAGAGACGATCCTGGGGAATAA